Proteins encoded in a region of the Nitrospira sp. genome:
- a CDS encoding CBS domain-containing protein, with protein sequence MVDKNDQQPKAADHQTILVAHMMTPGVVQIPGDVSVTEAASLLERERMPCLLVKDTESRFGLMTPTDIVKKVVAQGLEPDDIEVRTIMTRSVQFIEYDRAMDEASALMMSTGTPILIVTKQDQPVGVLTARDLLLSPKRCVTNISATISVIEGEGMGDEHQVSISQLSHAGASVESPALLLSGTKIILSFCLSEMMSPLTIRGTVLDNARVDPLSGTTGSFMTSHRGVEIQFVDLSPADQSRIKAWVLSNLPKSFDPS encoded by the coding sequence ATGGTGGACAAGAACGATCAACAGCCAAAAGCCGCGGATCACCAGACCATTCTGGTTGCACACATGATGACACCCGGCGTAGTCCAGATTCCAGGAGATGTATCCGTCACCGAAGCGGCATCGCTCCTGGAACGCGAGCGAATGCCCTGCCTGCTGGTCAAAGATACAGAGTCTCGGTTCGGACTCATGACGCCGACCGATATTGTCAAAAAGGTCGTCGCGCAGGGCCTCGAACCCGATGACATCGAAGTCCGGACCATCATGACAAGATCGGTCCAATTTATCGAGTACGATCGAGCGATGGACGAAGCCTCGGCGCTCATGATGTCCACCGGGACACCGATCCTGATCGTCACGAAGCAAGATCAGCCGGTCGGCGTCCTCACCGCCAGAGACCTGCTCCTTTCTCCAAAGCGATGCGTTACGAACATCTCTGCCACCATCAGTGTCATTGAGGGAGAGGGCATGGGAGATGAACATCAGGTCTCCATCTCACAACTCAGCCATGCCGGCGCCTCGGTGGAATCTCCCGCGCTGTTGCTGTCGGGGACCAAAATCATATTGAGCTTTTGCCTCTCTGAAATGATGAGTCCCTTGACCATTCGAGGGACCGTCTTGGATAACGCGAGAGTTGACCCGCTGTCTGGCACAACCGGTTCCTTCATGACGTCACATCGAGGAGTAGAGATACAATTCGTTGATCTCTCTCCCGCAGACCAGTCCAGGATCAAGGCCTGGGTGCTGAGCAATCTCCCTAAATCTTTCGACCCCTCATAG